The genomic window CTGTTCAGGACTAATATGAGCTCAGGTAGACGGCTCGCACTGGAGATAAGACGCGCTATTGCACTGGATAAGGTTGATAAGATAGTTACATAAGAAGGGGCTATTTGGTTGACTACAACAGTTTTGTGCGGGCACGCTCTCGGTTGTCACCCTTGCCGTCAGCCAGACCCTCGATACCTTCCTCCGCATCGCTGCCCTGCGAGCGCCGAACGTTCATGGTGAGTCTGCTCCCTTCCGGGCCTAAACCGGTATCCATGACAAAGATATGGCAACGAACCCTCCGGTTTGCCACCATATCACCGACGACCCCGCAGGACGATGTCTCATCGTAGTGCATCGAGCTGGAACTGACGACCAGAGTGCCTCCCTCGAGCTTCGCCTCTCGCATATCGGCGTTTTCGAGTGGCAGAGGACGCCGAACCCTCCAGGCTAGCCCGCACAATAAAAAGTATATAACGTTCTTTAAAAAAATCTTCACTTATTTGGTTAAAGGGACTCCATCGCGCATACTTCCCCCTTCCCTTCTCGCGAGGAAGTACCATCTATCTTCAAGTCCAATCGCTTCCCCAGCTCCTTGTATCTGTTCCTTATAGTAATCTCAGTCGTGCCCATAGCATGGGCTATCTCCTTCTCAGTGCGATATTCACCACCGAGAATGGCGGCGATATAAATTGCTGCTGCCGCTGTCCCTATAGGTCCCCAACCTTTCGTCGCAATCTCTACACCCTTATCTTTCTTTATTATATCGATTGCTCTCTCTCTGATTGCAGGACTCAATCCAAGCTCGGAACAGAATCTTGGTATAAAGAGTGAAGGGTCAGCAGGTGCAAGCTTAATCTCCAATTTCCGTAACAGGAAGATATAAGCTCTTCTTATCTTCTTCAATGGACTCCTCGAGACTTCTGCTATCTCTTTCAATGTTCTTGGAACGTTGTATTGCCTGCAAACGATGTATAGCATAGCAGATACCAGCTCTTCTATACTCCGCCCTTTTATCAACTTCTCCTTTGCCGCTCTCCTGTATAAAACAGAAGTAGCCTCTCTGATATTCGCTGGCAACTTAAGTGCACAAGCCATTCTATCAATCTCAACGAGTGCAAATGTGAGAGTCTTCTCGTTACTATCTATATTCACCCAACGCACGCGTCTTATCCCCGGAGGCATTACTGGCGTTGGCGTGCTCAACCCCTTATCATGTATCCGGTAGCTCATACCAGGACCCGTTCTTGTTCGCCTGGAAGCTTGCTCGGCATCGAAAGCACGCCACTCTGGTCCTATATCTACAAGATTCTCCGCTATTACCATGCCACAATCGGCACAATAAAGCTCTGCATGCCTTGAATCTGACACCACGTTCTTTGACCCGCATTCAGGACAGTTCCTTATCCTATTTGTCATCTCCTATTCACCCCGGGCATTCCCCCCTCTAACCCATTATATCCAATCGCTCTTACTATACCCATTCCCGCGTAACATATATATGTTTCCCTTATAATAAATATAATTCCCCTTATAACAATTATAAATCAGGTGGGAATGAATGAGCGTTGAAATTTCTATCTGCATGGCAAATGAATTTTTGATGGAGAGGATTTTTCAGAATGAAAGAGATATTGAGGTCAAAATTCAGGGGTGCGCTGATAGGTAGTGCTGTGGGAGACGCATTGGGCGCACCGGTAGAGGGCTGTACAATGGAAGAGGTCAGTTTGGCTTATGAGAACGGTTGGGAGTTGAAATCGGGGCACTATACTGATGATACAGAGATGATGATAGGGGTTGCGGAATCATTGATAGAGAGGGGGGGCTTTGATGGTGCTGATATGGCGCGTAAGTTCATACAGAATTATCATGCCTGGAGACATTACGGACCTGGAACAAGGGTGGTTTTTGAACTACTCGCAGCAGGAGTGAGTTGGGAAGAGGCATCAAAGAGGGTATTCTATGGAAAAGGCTCGTATGGTAATGGAGCCGCGATGCGAATCGCGCCCATCGGGCTATTTTATCATGATGATGTAGATACGCTATGGGATATAGCATATAAAGCAAGCCATATAACACATTCCCATGTGCTTGGTAAAGAAGGTGCAGCTATCCAGGCTTATTCCGTCGCTCTTGCACTTTGTGGGCAGAGAGAGGGGATGTTAACCTATCTTGGAGCGCGAATAAAGGAAGGGATATACAGGGATAAGATATCAAAGATAGAACAGCTCATGGATGCGGATAGAGAATTGTTGATAGAGGAATTGGGCAATGGAGAAGCAGCATTTAATTCTGTTCCCACAGCTATTTACTCATTTTTACGTTTCCATACCTTCTCTGATTCTGTTATCTATGCAGTTAGTTTGGGAGGGGATACCGACACCATAGGGGCAATGACAGGCGCGATAAGCGGTGCTTATTACGGTGAAGAGGCGATACCTCCAGAATGGTTGAGTGCGCTTGCACAGAATGAGAGCAGGAAGGGGCTGCGTTATATAGGGTGGTTAGGGGATGAGTTATATCGTATCAAGTTTAATATCTGTTGATAATAATTTACATCATAAAAGAAGTTTTACTCTATGAAGGTTTTCTTATTTAAATAATGAAATCAAGGATAAGGAAATGTGATATATGTGGGGAATACACATTGAAAGAGGTATGTGCGAGGTGTGGTGTTCCGACGAGGAACCCATTGCCTCCCAGGTTCTCCCCCAAGGATCCGTATGGTAAATATAGGAGGATGATGCGATATGGAAGAGATAGAAGTGCATGAACTGAAGAGGGTGAAGATGAAGGAGCCGATATTAATAGAGGGGCTCCCGGGTGTAGGAAATGTGGGTAAATTGGTGGCTGAGCATATAATCCATGAGTTGCATGCCGAGCTCATCATTGAGATATATTCATGGCATTTCCCACCACAGGTGCTCGTAAATAACGATGGTACCGTTCGTCTGTGCAAGAATGAGATATATGCGTGCAAATCAGGGAAGCATAACCTGCTGATCCTCACCGGTGACCAGCAAAGTGTTACGAACGAGGGACATTATCTCATTGCCGAACGGCTGCTTGAGCTCGCGCAGCAGTATGCTGTATCCCGTATATATACGCTGGGGGGATATGGAATAGGTCAACTGGTGGAGCGTCAGGTGGTACTGGGAGCAGCGAATGAGCCTGAACTGGTAGAGGAGATGAAGAGATACGGTGTGGAATTTAGAGAAGAGGAGCCAGGAGGTAGCATTGTTGGCGCTTCTGGACTTCTCCTGGGTCTTGGTAAGATGAGAGGTTTCCCGGCTGTATGCTTGCTCGGACTCACATCCGGTTATCTTGTGGACCCAAAGAGCGCTCAGGCGGTGCTAAAAATTCTCTGTCAGGCATTAGACCTTGAAATAGACATGCAAGCTCTTGAAGACCGCGCGGAAGAGATGGAAAGAGTGGTTGAGCGGTTGAAGGAGATGGAGCAGGCGCAGATACCAAAGCGAAGAGAAGAGGAACTGGGGTATATTAGATAGAATCTGGCGTGAGAACTTTAAGTGATGTGGGCATTTTTACCACATCCCCTATTTTTATTCCCACTACATAATCCAGGTCCCTCTCCTTCGCAAGGTCCACTATCCTCTGTGTTATCACACCGTCAAATACAACACTCTTTGCATTCTCGCTTGTATCCTTCAA from Methanophagales archaeon includes these protein-coding regions:
- a CDS encoding proteasome assembly chaperone family protein — protein: MEEIEVHELKRVKMKEPILIEGLPGVGNVGKLVAEHIIHELHAELIIEIYSWHFPPQVLVNNDGTVRLCKNEIYACKSGKHNLLILTGDQQSVTNEGHYLIAERLLELAQQYAVSRIYTLGGYGIGQLVERQVVLGAANEPELVEEMKRYGVEFREEEPGGSIVGASGLLLGLGKMRGFPAVCLLGLTSGYLVDPKSAQAVLKILCQALDLEIDMQALEDRAEEMERVVERLKEMEQAQIPKRREEELGYIR
- a CDS encoding ADP-ribosylglycohydrolase family protein, coding for MKEILRSKFRGALIGSAVGDALGAPVEGCTMEEVSLAYENGWELKSGHYTDDTEMMIGVAESLIERGGFDGADMARKFIQNYHAWRHYGPGTRVVFELLAAGVSWEEASKRVFYGKGSYGNGAAMRIAPIGLFYHDDVDTLWDIAYKASHITHSHVLGKEGAAIQAYSVALALCGQREGMLTYLGARIKEGIYRDKISKIEQLMDADRELLIEELGNGEAAFNSVPTAIYSFLRFHTFSDSVIYAVSLGGDTDTIGAMTGAISGAYYGEEAIPPEWLSALAQNESRKGLRYIGWLGDELYRIKFNIC
- a CDS encoding RNA-protein complex protein Nop10; its protein translation is MKSRIRKCDICGEYTLKEVCARCGVPTRNPLPPRFSPKDPYGKYRRMMRYGRDRSA